The following are encoded in a window of Myxocyprinus asiaticus isolate MX2 ecotype Aquarium Trade chromosome 17, UBuf_Myxa_2, whole genome shotgun sequence genomic DNA:
- the LOC127455238 gene encoding G-protein coupled receptor 4-like isoform X2, with product MNVTTAWTTTPSTHDPEDCYQSAHLEKKLFIALHLTVILIGTPSNLFFLYVSCQHIRNKNELGVYLFNLALSDLLFIMCLPVWIQFTLYDKWLYSSTVCTACIFLLFTNFYMSAILLCCIAVDRYLAVVHPLKFCTFRKRQTAVQNCSAVWVSSE from the exons ATGAACGTAACTACAGCATGGACGACTACCCCCAGCACGCATGATCCAGAGGATTGCTACCAGTCTGCACATCTAGAGAAGAAGCTTTTCATAGCCCTACACCTGACAGTGATTCTGATCGGCACCCCGTCCAACCTTTTCTTCCTGTATGTGTCGTGCCAGCACATCCGCAATAAGAATGAACTGGGTGTCTATTTGTTTAATTTGGCCCTCTCGGATCTCCTATTCATCATGTGTTTGCCCGTGTGGATTCAGTTTACGCTTTATGATAAATGGCTTTACAGCAGTACCGTGTGCACCGCCTGCATCTTCCTGCTTTTCACAAACTTCTACATGAGTGCCATACTGCTGTGCTGCATTGCTGTGGATCGCTATTTAGCTGTGGTTCACCCGCTCAAGTTTTGCACCTTCAGGAAACGccagactgca GTTCAAAACTGTTCTGCTGTTTGGGTTTCTTCAGAATAG
- the LOC127455238 gene encoding psychosine receptor-like isoform X1: MNVTTAWTTTPSTHDPEDCYQSAHLEKKLFIALHLTVILIGTPSNLFFLYVSCQHIRNKNELGVYLFNLALSDLLFIMCLPVWIQFTLYDKWLYSSTVCTACIFLLFTNFYMSAILLCCIAVDRYLAVVHPLKFCTFRKRQTAVSISIAAWIFIIIFNAITVMLSSVYDENNSVCLDIFPLQKTQHLVNIARFVVGFFVPALVAGFCYWQICLEVRRNQALVLMERRRVFKLLGSVLLTLYLCFGPVHIMMILRVLLEQCPYPNWLFISYKLSIMLSMLNCLADPLLYCFTSRTGRDSASNVLLFLRRTWKRENQ, encoded by the coding sequence ATGAACGTAACTACAGCATGGACGACTACCCCCAGCACGCATGATCCAGAGGATTGCTACCAGTCTGCACATCTAGAGAAGAAGCTTTTCATAGCCCTACACCTGACAGTGATTCTGATCGGCACCCCGTCCAACCTTTTCTTCCTGTATGTGTCGTGCCAGCACATCCGCAATAAGAATGAACTGGGTGTCTATTTGTTTAATTTGGCCCTCTCGGATCTCCTATTCATCATGTGTTTGCCCGTGTGGATTCAGTTTACGCTTTATGATAAATGGCTTTACAGCAGTACCGTGTGCACCGCCTGCATCTTCCTGCTTTTCACAAACTTCTACATGAGTGCCATACTGCTGTGCTGCATTGCTGTGGATCGCTATTTAGCTGTGGTTCACCCGCTCAAGTTTTGCACCTTCAGGAAACGccagactgcagtcagtattagcATTGCCGCTTGGATTTTTATCATTATATTCAATGCAATCACTGTAATGCTAAGCAGCGTCTATGATGAAAATAATTCTGTTTGCTTGGACATATTTCCTTTGCAAAAAACGCAACACTTGGTCAACATTGCTCGATTTGTTGTGGGTTTCTTTGTCCCTGCGTTGGTGGCGGGCTTCTGTTATTGGCAAATCTGTCTTGAAGTGAGGAGAAATCAAGCTCTTGTGTTGATGGAACGTCGCCGTGTGTTTAAACTTTTAGGAAGTGTTCTACTGACGCTCTACCTCTGTTTTGGTCCTGTGCACATCATGATGATTTTAAGAGTTTTACTGGAGCAGTGTCCATATCCAAACTGGCTCTTTATCAGCTATAAGCTCAGCATCATGCTCTCGATGCTCAATTGTCTGGCTGATCCGCTCCTCTACTGCTTCACGAGCAGAACGGGACGAGATAGCGCCTCAAATGTGTTACTCTTTCTCAggagaacatggaagagagaaaatCAGTGA